A genomic region of Pseudomonas migulae contains the following coding sequences:
- the atuC gene encoding geranyl-CoA carboxylase subunit beta, which translates to MPVIQSQVDPNNEQFARNRAAMLGGIEQVRQLEQNLLNKAAEAKPKFDKRGQLLPRDRLNLLLDPGAPFLELASLAGYKLHDDKDGSSAGGGLIAGIGYVSGVRVLVVTNNSAIKGGTISPSGLKKSLRLQQIAMENKLPVITLAESGGANLNYAAEIFVEGARSFANQARMSAMGLPQITVVHGSATAGGAYQPGLSDYVVVVRGKAKLFLAGPPLLKAATGEVATDEELGGAEMHAQTAGTAEYLAENDADGVRQVREIVSLLSWNDQLQWLPERRYQEPLYPIDELLGLIPDDPKKPYDVREIIARIADGSNFLEFKGEFDQQTVCGHLQIQGRACGFIGNNGPITPKGASKAAQFIQLCDQSRTPLLFFHNTTGFMVGTESEQQGVIKHGAKMIQAVANARVPKLTIVVGGSYGAGNYAMCGRGLDPRFIFAWPNSRTAVMGGAQAGKVLRIVTEAKQLMDGLVPDPKMLDMLEQVTAQKLDSQSTALYGSANLWDDGLIDPRDTRTLLGYLLDICHEADLRPLQTNSFGVARF; encoded by the coding sequence ATGCCGGTGATTCAGTCGCAAGTCGACCCGAACAACGAACAGTTCGCCCGCAACCGTGCAGCGATGCTGGGCGGTATCGAGCAGGTCCGTCAGCTCGAACAAAACCTGCTGAACAAAGCGGCCGAAGCCAAACCGAAGTTCGACAAACGCGGGCAATTACTGCCCCGTGATCGCCTCAACCTGTTGCTCGACCCCGGCGCGCCGTTCCTCGAACTGGCGAGCCTGGCCGGCTACAAGTTGCATGACGACAAGGACGGCAGCTCGGCGGGCGGCGGCTTGATCGCCGGGATCGGCTACGTGTCGGGTGTTCGTGTTCTGGTCGTGACGAACAACAGCGCGATCAAGGGCGGAACCATCTCCCCCAGCGGCCTGAAAAAATCCCTGCGCCTGCAACAGATCGCCATGGAAAACAAACTGCCGGTGATCACCCTCGCCGAAAGCGGTGGCGCCAACCTTAATTACGCCGCGGAGATTTTCGTCGAAGGCGCGCGCAGTTTTGCCAATCAGGCGCGGATGTCGGCCATGGGTTTACCGCAGATCACCGTGGTCCATGGCTCCGCCACGGCAGGCGGCGCGTATCAGCCGGGGCTGTCGGATTACGTGGTGGTGGTGCGCGGCAAAGCCAAGCTGTTTCTCGCCGGACCGCCCCTGCTCAAGGCCGCCACCGGTGAAGTCGCCACCGATGAGGAACTGGGCGGCGCCGAGATGCACGCGCAAACCGCCGGCACCGCAGAATACCTGGCCGAGAACGATGCCGATGGCGTGCGTCAGGTGCGGGAGATTGTCAGCTTGCTGTCATGGAATGATCAGCTGCAATGGCTGCCCGAACGTCGCTATCAGGAACCGCTCTACCCCATCGACGAACTGCTCGGGCTGATCCCGGACGACCCGAAAAAACCCTATGACGTGCGCGAAATCATCGCGCGAATCGCCGACGGTTCAAACTTCCTCGAGTTCAAGGGTGAGTTCGATCAGCAGACCGTCTGCGGTCATCTGCAGATTCAGGGGCGCGCGTGCGGGTTCATCGGCAACAACGGGCCGATCACGCCCAAAGGCGCGAGCAAGGCTGCGCAGTTCATTCAGCTGTGCGATCAGAGCCGGACGCCGCTGCTGTTCTTCCACAACACCACCGGGTTCATGGTCGGCACCGAGTCTGAACAACAGGGCGTGATCAAGCACGGCGCCAAAATGATCCAGGCGGTGGCCAACGCCCGGGTGCCGAAACTGACGATCGTGGTCGGCGGCTCCTATGGCGCCGGTAACTATGCCATGTGCGGCCGCGGCCTCGACCCGCGCTTCATCTTCGCCTGGCCCAACAGCCGCACGGCGGTGATGGGCGGTGCTCAGGCCGGCAAGGTCCTGCGGATCGTCACCGAGGCCAAGCAGCTCATGGACGGTCTGGTGCCTGACCCGAAAATGCTCGACATGCTGGAGCAGGTCACCGCGCAGAAACTCGACAGCCAGTCCACCGCGCTGTACGGCAGCGCCAATCTCTGGGACGACGGGTTGATTGATCCCCGGGATACCCGGACCTTGCTCGGTTATTTGCTGGACATCTGTCATGAGGCCGACCTGCGGCCGCTGCAAACCAACAGTTTTGGCGTGGCCCGGTTCTGA
- a CDS encoding enoyl-CoA hydratase/isomerase family protein yields MNALPVCQTLLLEPHNGVLHITLNRPESRNAMSLQMVAELRSVLSTVRDDRGIRALVIGGAGGHFCAGGDIKDMVSARAQGPSAYRDLNRAFGALLQEVQHAPQVVITVLQGAVLGGGLGLACVSDVALADHQAQFGLPETSLGLLPAQIAPFVVQRIGLTQARRLALTAARFDGTQARRIGLVHFVEHDAQALAERLDEILAHVLCCAPGANATTKKLLLASAGQPSDALLDEAAQWFSEAVTGAEGIEGTMAFVQKRKPGWAS; encoded by the coding sequence ATGAACGCCCTGCCGGTTTGCCAGACGTTGTTGCTCGAACCCCATAACGGCGTGTTGCACATCACCCTCAACCGCCCGGAAAGCCGCAATGCCATGAGCTTGCAGATGGTCGCCGAGTTGCGTTCAGTGCTGTCGACAGTGCGCGATGATCGTGGGATTCGGGCCTTGGTGATCGGCGGTGCCGGCGGGCATTTCTGCGCCGGTGGCGACATCAAGGACATGGTCAGCGCCCGAGCTCAAGGCCCCTCGGCCTACCGCGATCTGAACCGGGCGTTTGGCGCGCTGTTGCAGGAAGTGCAGCACGCGCCGCAAGTGGTGATCACGGTGCTGCAAGGCGCGGTGCTCGGCGGAGGTTTGGGGCTGGCGTGCGTCAGCGATGTCGCCCTGGCGGATCATCAGGCGCAATTCGGTTTGCCGGAAACCAGCCTCGGCTTGCTGCCCGCGCAGATCGCACCGTTCGTGGTTCAGCGCATCGGCTTGACCCAGGCTCGACGGCTGGCACTGACCGCGGCGCGATTCGATGGCACACAGGCCCGGCGCATCGGGCTGGTGCATTTTGTCGAGCATGACGCGCAAGCCCTGGCCGAGCGTCTCGATGAAATCCTGGCCCATGTGCTGTGCTGCGCACCGGGGGCGAATGCGACGACCAAAAAGCTGTTGCTGGCGAGTGCCGGGCAGCCTTCGGATGCGTTGCTGGATGAAGCGGCGCAGTGGTTCAGCGAAGCGGTGACCGGGGCTGAAGGGATTGAGGGAACCATGGCTTTTGTGCAAAAGCGTAAACCCGGGTGGGCGTCTTAA
- a CDS encoding TetR/AcrR family transcriptional regulator produces MDEQKALRVMRELVDSGQLTDPDSARGKLLQVAAHLFRNKGFERTTVRDLAGAVGIQSGSIFHHFKSKDEILRAVMEETIRYNTALMRAAIAEADNVRERVLALIRCELQSIMGGSGEAMAVLVYEWRSLSEDGQAKVLALRDIYEDLWLQVLGEAKDAGFIRGDVFITRRFLTGALSWTTTWYRADGSMNLDQLADEALILVLKEKQ; encoded by the coding sequence GTGGACGAGCAAAAAGCCCTGAGGGTCATGCGCGAACTGGTCGACAGCGGCCAGTTGACCGACCCGGACAGCGCCCGTGGCAAACTGCTGCAAGTGGCGGCTCACCTGTTCCGCAATAAAGGCTTTGAACGCACCACGGTGCGCGATCTGGCCGGTGCCGTGGGCATTCAGTCGGGAAGTATTTTTCATCACTTCAAAAGCAAGGACGAGATCCTGCGGGCAGTGATGGAGGAAACCATTCGCTACAACACCGCATTGATGCGTGCCGCGATCGCTGAAGCCGACAACGTGCGCGAGCGGGTGCTGGCGCTGATTCGCTGTGAATTGCAGTCGATCATGGGCGGCAGCGGCGAGGCCATGGCGGTGCTGGTGTATGAGTGGCGTTCGCTGTCCGAAGACGGCCAGGCAAAGGTCCTGGCGCTGCGCGACATCTATGAAGACCTCTGGCTGCAGGTGCTGGGGGAGGCCAAGGACGCAGGTTTCATCCGGGGGGACGTGTTCATCACTCGCCGTTTTCTGACCGGTGCGCTGTCCTGGACCACGACCTGGTATCGCGCAGATGGCAGCATGAACCTCGATCAATTGGCCGATGAAGCGTTGATACTGGTGCTGAAGGAAAAACAATAA
- a CDS encoding substrate-binding periplasmic protein, with the protein MSSPIRTASRLLLAALAALWVLPSPAAQLVRVGAAHFPPYTVRPESGADTGLLPQLVEALNALQSDYQFVLVPTSIPRRFGDFKQGRVDMAIFENPGWGWKDIPHTSVDMGLEDAEIFVAQHIPNRQQNYFANLAGKRLALFSGYHYEFANFNADPKVLAQNYNATLTYSHDSNLLMVLRGRADIALVTRSYLSDYLLRNEKVADQLLVSERVDQVYHHYAILRPSAPISGEAFGKLLQGLRDNGQMLKIFDPYKIAVVPVPGS; encoded by the coding sequence ATGTCTTCGCCAATTCGGACGGCCTCGCGGCTTTTGCTGGCGGCGCTCGCGGCGTTGTGGGTCTTGCCGTCCCCGGCTGCACAGCTCGTGCGGGTCGGTGCAGCGCATTTCCCGCCTTATACCGTGCGCCCGGAATCCGGAGCCGACACCGGACTGCTGCCGCAGTTGGTCGAAGCACTCAATGCGTTGCAAAGCGACTATCAGTTCGTGCTGGTGCCGACGTCCATTCCGCGACGCTTCGGTGACTTCAAGCAGGGCCGGGTGGACATGGCGATTTTCGAGAACCCGGGCTGGGGCTGGAAGGACATCCCCCACACCAGCGTCGACATGGGGCTGGAAGACGCGGAAATTTTTGTCGCGCAACACATACCGAATCGTCAGCAGAACTATTTCGCCAACCTCGCCGGCAAGCGTCTGGCGCTGTTCAGCGGCTATCACTACGAGTTCGCCAACTTCAATGCCGACCCGAAAGTCCTCGCGCAAAACTACAACGCCACGCTGACCTATTCCCACGACAGCAACCTGCTGATGGTACTGCGCGGGCGCGCCGACATTGCCCTGGTGACGCGCTCTTACCTGAGCGATTACCTGCTGCGCAACGAGAAGGTCGCCGATCAGTTGCTGGTGTCGGAGCGCGTCGATCAGGTCTATCACCACTACGCCATTCTTCGTCCTTCAGCGCCCATCAGCGGCGAGGCCTTTGGCAAGTTGTTGCAAGGATTGCGCGACAACGGCCAGATGCTGAAGATTTTCGATCCGTACAAGATCGCGGTGGTGCCGGTTCCGGGCAGTTGA
- the atuD gene encoding citronellyl-CoA dehydrogenase gives MIFTQEHEALRRTVRQFVEHEINPHVEEWEKAGRFPIHDLFRKAGELGLLGISKPEKFGGMGLDYSYSIVAAEEFGTIHCGGIPMSIGVQTDMCTPALARFGSDELREEFLRPAITGEQVGCIGVSEVGAGSDVAGLKTTARKDGDDYVINGSKMWITNSPSADFICLLANTSDDKPHINKSLIMVPMNTPGISLSSHLDKLGMRSSETAQVFFDNVRVPQRNRIGHEGAGFMMQMLQFQEERLFGAANMIKGLEYCVDSTIEYCKERKTFGNALIDNQVIHFRLAELQTEIECLRALVYQATEQYIKGQDVTRLASMAKLKAGRLGREVSDSCLQYWGGMGFMWDNPVARAYRDVRLVSIGGGADEIMLGIICKLMGILPGKKK, from the coding sequence ATGATCTTCACCCAGGAACACGAAGCACTGCGCCGCACCGTCCGCCAATTCGTCGAGCACGAGATCAACCCGCACGTCGAGGAATGGGAAAAGGCCGGGCGCTTTCCGATCCACGACCTCTTTCGCAAGGCCGGTGAGCTCGGTTTGCTGGGGATTTCCAAACCGGAAAAATTCGGCGGCATGGGGCTCGACTACAGCTATTCGATCGTCGCCGCCGAAGAGTTCGGCACCATTCATTGCGGCGGGATCCCGATGTCCATCGGCGTGCAGACCGACATGTGCACCCCCGCGCTGGCACGCTTCGGCTCCGATGAATTGCGTGAAGAATTCCTGCGTCCGGCGATTACCGGCGAACAGGTCGGTTGCATTGGCGTGTCGGAAGTCGGTGCCGGTTCCGACGTGGCCGGCTTGAAAACCACCGCCCGCAAGGACGGCGACGACTACGTGATCAACGGCAGCAAGATGTGGATCACCAACTCGCCGAGCGCCGATTTCATCTGCCTGCTGGCCAACACCTCGGACGACAAGCCGCACATCAACAAATCGCTGATCATGGTGCCGATGAACACCCCCGGCATCAGTCTCAGCTCGCACCTCGACAAGCTCGGCATGCGCAGCTCGGAAACGGCCCAGGTGTTTTTCGACAACGTGCGCGTACCGCAACGCAACCGCATCGGACATGAAGGCGCGGGGTTCATGATGCAGATGCTGCAGTTCCAGGAGGAACGCCTGTTCGGCGCCGCGAACATGATCAAGGGCCTGGAATACTGCGTCGACAGCACGATCGAGTACTGCAAGGAACGCAAAACCTTCGGCAATGCATTGATCGACAATCAGGTCATTCACTTCCGCCTCGCTGAACTGCAAACCGAAATCGAATGCCTGCGGGCACTGGTCTATCAGGCCACCGAGCAATACATCAAAGGCCAGGACGTCACGCGCCTGGCATCGATGGCCAAACTCAAGGCCGGACGACTGGGCCGCGAAGTCAGCGACAGCTGCCTGCAATACTGGGGCGGCATGGGTTTCATGTGGGACAACCCGGTGGCCCGCGCCTACCGCGACGTGCGTCTGGTATCGATTGGCGGCGGCGCCGACGAAATCATGCTGGGGATCATCTGCAAACTCATGGGCATCCTGCCGGGGAAAAAGAAATGA
- a CDS encoding SDR family oxidoreductase, translating into MAYDSIFKNDLFAGQNIIVTGGGSGIGRCTAHELAALGAHVLLIGRNADKLKSVTAEIVEDGGKADWQTCDIRDEEAVKHLVSELIRKHGPIHGLVNNAGGQFPSALASINQKGFETVMRTNLVGGFLMAREVFNQSMSQHGGAIVNMLADMWGGMPGMGHSGAARSGMDNLTKTAAFEWGYAGVRVNAVAPGWIASSGMDTYEGAFKAVIPTLREHVPLKRIGTESEVSAAIVFLLSPAAAFVSGSTLRIDGAASLGGRAWPIHKATNSESYNGFHRAYLPDVLKDKE; encoded by the coding sequence GTGGCCTACGATTCGATTTTCAAAAACGATCTGTTTGCCGGCCAGAACATCATCGTCACCGGTGGCGGCAGCGGCATCGGCCGCTGCACCGCCCATGAACTGGCGGCGCTCGGTGCCCATGTGCTGTTGATCGGACGCAATGCCGACAAACTGAAATCCGTGACCGCCGAAATTGTCGAGGATGGCGGCAAGGCCGATTGGCAGACCTGCGATATTCGCGACGAAGAAGCGGTCAAGCATCTAGTCAGCGAACTGATCCGCAAGCACGGGCCGATCCACGGGCTGGTCAACAATGCCGGCGGCCAGTTTCCGTCGGCGCTGGCCTCGATCAATCAGAAGGGCTTCGAAACCGTGATGCGCACCAATCTGGTGGGCGGTTTCCTGATGGCCCGGGAAGTGTTCAATCAATCCATGAGCCAACACGGCGGCGCCATCGTCAACATGCTCGCCGACATGTGGGGCGGCATGCCCGGCATGGGTCACTCGGGCGCGGCGCGCTCGGGCATGGACAACCTGACCAAGACTGCCGCGTTCGAATGGGGTTACGCCGGTGTGCGGGTCAACGCCGTCGCGCCGGGCTGGATCGCCTCCAGCGGCATGGACACTTACGAAGGGGCGTTCAAAGCGGTGATTCCGACCTTGCGTGAACACGTGCCGCTGAAACGCATCGGCACCGAATCGGAAGTCAGTGCGGCCATCGTGTTCCTGCTCAGTCCGGCCGCGGCGTTCGTCAGTGGCAGCACTTTGCGGATCGACGGCGCAGCCAGCCTGGGCGGCCGGGCGTGGCCGATCCACAAGGCGACGAACAGTGAGTCGTACAACGGTTTCCACCGCGCGTACTTACCCGACGTGCTCAAGGACAAGGAATAA
- a CDS encoding RNA polymerase factor sigma-70 produces MTEQVSTSRCDSPLLQAFVDNRLILVKIAARITGCRSRAEDVVQDAFFRLQSAPQITSSIKAQLSYLFQIVRNLAIDHYRKQALEQKYSGPEEEGLNVVIQGASPETSHINFSTLENIADALTELPSRTRYAFEMYRLHGVPQKDIAKELGVSPTLVNFMIRDALVHCRKVSGSRADTFARR; encoded by the coding sequence ATGACGGAACAAGTATCCACAAGCAGGTGCGATTCACCGCTACTTCAGGCATTCGTCGACAATCGACTGATTCTGGTCAAGATTGCTGCCCGTATCACCGGCTGCCGGTCACGTGCCGAAGATGTGGTTCAGGATGCGTTCTTCCGCCTGCAATCGGCGCCGCAGATCACCTCCTCGATCAAGGCTCAGCTCAGTTACCTGTTCCAGATCGTGCGCAACCTGGCGATCGATCACTACCGCAAGCAGGCGCTGGAACAGAAGTATTCGGGGCCTGAAGAGGAAGGGCTGAACGTGGTGATCCAAGGTGCTTCGCCGGAAACCTCGCACATCAATTTCTCGACCCTGGAAAACATCGCCGACGCGTTGACTGAGCTGCCGAGCCGCACCCGCTACGCCTTCGAGATGTACCGCCTGCACGGTGTGCCGCAAAAGGACATCGCCAAGGAACTCGGGGTGTCGCCGACCCTGGTGAATTTCATGATTCGCGATGCGTTGGTGCATTGCCGCAAGGTGTCGGGCAGTCGTGCGGATACGTTTGCCCGTCGTTAA
- a CDS encoding acyclic terpene utilization AtuA family protein, with translation MPETIRIGCASAFWGDTSTAAAQLVEGGRLDYLVFDYLAEITMSIMAGARMKDPQAGYASDFIEVLSPLLEPLAEQKIRVISNAGGVNPHACAAALQAACDKAGVPLKIAVLLGDDLQPQFKQLSSLGLHEMFSGAPLPPMCVSTNAYLGAPGIVEALRLGADIVITGRVVDSAVVSAALVHEFGWSWHDYDKLAQAALAGHIIECGAQCTGGNFTDWRDVPDYEHIGFPIVEVSADSQFIVSKPEGSGGLVTPLTVGEQMFYEIGNPQAYLLPDVVCDFTQVKLQQQGKNAVQVHGAKGLPPTDQYKVSATYPDGFRCTASCLIAGIDAVDKARRVSEAIINKTSEIFSQRGWAPYSEVNIELLGSEATYGPHGQRQDSREVVIKLAVRHPSKQALIVFSREIAQAATGMAPGLTGIVGGRPTVYPLIRLFSFLIDKSACTLDIDLNGQRHPCALPALDALTTADLPVPFEPPKPTGRADASVALIKLAVARSGDKGNHSNIGVMAREPEYLPWIAEALTPAVIVDWMSHVLDPIHGRVERWYLPATHSLNFLLENALGGGGVASLRIDPQGKAFAQQLLDIQIPVPQRIADQVN, from the coding sequence GTGCCTGAAACGATACGCATCGGTTGTGCCAGCGCCTTCTGGGGCGACACTTCGACCGCTGCCGCGCAACTGGTGGAAGGCGGGCGCCTGGACTATCTCGTGTTCGATTATCTGGCCGAAATCACGATGTCGATCATGGCCGGCGCGCGGATGAAAGATCCACAGGCCGGCTACGCCAGTGACTTCATCGAAGTCCTCAGCCCACTGCTGGAGCCACTCGCCGAACAGAAAATCCGCGTCATCAGCAACGCTGGCGGCGTCAATCCACACGCCTGCGCCGCTGCGCTGCAAGCGGCCTGCGACAAGGCTGGCGTGCCGCTGAAGATCGCGGTGCTGCTGGGTGATGACCTGCAACCGCAGTTCAAACAGCTGAGCAGCCTTGGCCTCCATGAAATGTTCAGCGGCGCCCCCTTGCCACCGATGTGCGTTTCCACCAATGCCTACCTCGGCGCGCCGGGCATTGTCGAAGCCTTGCGTCTGGGCGCGGACATCGTGATCACCGGACGCGTGGTCGACAGTGCCGTGGTCAGCGCTGCGCTGGTGCATGAATTCGGCTGGTCCTGGCACGATTACGACAAACTCGCTCAAGCCGCCCTGGCCGGCCACATCATCGAATGCGGCGCGCAGTGCACCGGCGGCAACTTCACCGATTGGCGCGACGTGCCAGACTACGAACACATCGGTTTCCCCATCGTCGAAGTCAGCGCCGACAGCCAGTTCATTGTCAGCAAACCCGAAGGCTCCGGAGGCCTGGTGACGCCGTTGACCGTCGGCGAGCAAATGTTTTATGAAATCGGCAACCCGCAGGCTTATCTCTTACCTGACGTGGTCTGCGATTTCACCCAGGTCAAACTTCAGCAACAAGGCAAAAATGCGGTTCAGGTGCATGGCGCAAAGGGCTTGCCTCCAACGGATCAATACAAGGTCAGCGCGACGTATCCGGACGGTTTCCGCTGCACCGCCAGTTGCCTGATCGCCGGCATCGATGCGGTGGACAAGGCCCGGCGTGTCAGCGAAGCAATCATCAACAAGACCTCGGAAATCTTCAGCCAGCGCGGCTGGGCGCCCTACAGCGAAGTGAACATCGAACTCCTGGGCAGCGAGGCGACCTACGGCCCGCATGGCCAGCGACAGGACAGCCGCGAAGTGGTGATCAAACTCGCCGTGCGCCACCCGAGCAAACAGGCGTTGATCGTGTTCTCCCGGGAAATCGCCCAGGCCGCCACCGGCATGGCGCCGGGGCTGACCGGGATCGTCGGCGGGCGGCCGACGGTGTATCCGCTGATCCGGCTGTTCTCGTTCCTGATCGACAAAAGCGCCTGCACGCTGGACATTGATCTCAACGGTCAGCGTCACCCGTGTGCCCTGCCCGCTCTCGACGCGCTCACCACCGCAGACCTGCCGGTGCCGTTCGAACCACCGAAACCCACCGGTCGCGCCGACGCCAGCGTGGCGCTGATCAAGCTCGCGGTCGCACGCTCCGGCGACAAGGGCAATCACAGCAACATCGGCGTCATGGCCCGCGAGCCGGAGTACCTGCCGTGGATTGCAGAAGCCTTGACCCCGGCCGTGATCGTCGACTGGATGAGCCACGTGCTCGACCCGATTCACGGACGCGTCGAGCGCTGGTATCTGCCCGCGACCCACAGCCTTAACTTTCTGCTGGAGAACGCTCTGGGCGGTGGTGGCGTGGCCAGCCTGCGGATCGACCCGCAAGGCAAAGCCTTCGCCCAACAACTGCTGGACATCCAGATTCCGGTGCCTCAGCGCATCGCCGACCAGGTCAACTAG
- a CDS encoding GNAT family N-acetyltransferase, which produces MPDLNDLTALALPTGHRLVAEESVNRLSLSLDAQPLVTLQLTRAPELQVRIETRLDTQAVWAACYWLFARDPACQHLTWHLDEAPVEDLLSGLLIPTEIASQYRCERTLFWQLPQPWLSQALTGSYPQQMVISGGKRHPLRPVKPRGEVYRRFDARLGAWISLRTVDIDLDLARFNRWQNSARVASFWQEEGSLEQHREYLSKLEADPHTVTLIGCFDDQPFAYFEAYWAKEDRIAPFYEAGDYDRGIHMLVGEENHRGPHKVASWLSALTHYLFLDDPRTQRVVAEPRADNAKMIGYMQGQRFHCEKEFDFPHKRAALMVLGRERFFERCVLA; this is translated from the coding sequence ATGCCCGATCTGAATGACCTGACCGCCCTGGCCTTGCCGACAGGGCATCGCCTTGTCGCTGAAGAAAGCGTTAACCGGCTGAGTCTGAGCCTGGACGCGCAACCGCTGGTTACCCTGCAACTGACGCGCGCGCCCGAGTTGCAGGTGCGGATCGAAACACGCCTCGACACTCAGGCAGTGTGGGCCGCCTGTTATTGGTTGTTTGCCCGCGACCCCGCGTGTCAGCACCTGACGTGGCACCTCGATGAAGCGCCCGTTGAAGACTTGCTCAGCGGATTACTGATCCCCACCGAAATCGCCAGCCAGTATCGCTGCGAGCGCACCTTGTTCTGGCAGTTGCCGCAACCGTGGCTGAGCCAGGCGCTGACCGGCAGCTATCCCCAGCAAATGGTGATCAGCGGCGGCAAGCGTCATCCGTTGCGGCCAGTGAAACCACGCGGTGAAGTCTATCGGCGTTTCGATGCCCGACTGGGCGCATGGATTTCCCTGCGAACGGTGGACATCGACCTCGACCTCGCGCGGTTCAACCGCTGGCAGAACAGTGCGCGGGTCGCGAGTTTCTGGCAGGAAGAGGGCAGCCTCGAACAGCATCGCGAGTACCTGAGCAAACTCGAAGCCGATCCGCACACTGTGACGCTGATCGGCTGTTTCGACGATCAGCCGTTTGCCTATTTCGAAGCCTACTGGGCCAAGGAAGACCGCATCGCGCCGTTCTACGAGGCGGGCGATTACGACCGTGGCATTCACATGCTGGTTGGCGAGGAAAATCATCGCGGTCCGCACAAGGTGGCGAGCTGGTTATCGGCGTTGACGCATTACCTGTTTCTCGACGATCCACGCACCCAGCGGGTGGTTGCCGAGCCTCGCGCCGATAACGCGAAGATGATCGGGTATATGCAGGGCCAGCGTTTTCACTGCGAGAAAGAGTTCGACTTCCCGCACAAGCGTGCAGCGTTGATGGTGTTGGGGCGGGAGCGGTTTTTTGAGCGGTGTGTGTTGGCTTGA